The DNA segment GCTAATTTTCAGACGTTAAAAACTGAAGTACTCTGGTATGCGGGTTCGGCTGGCGCAGCAGATGCAATTCCGGCTGTTGGTTTGGTTGCGGTGCCAAGTATCCAAGCAAAAATGCTACACAGTTTAGCTAACCAATACGGTGTTGATTGGGATAAACAGGCTTTTGCAGAGTTTATCGGCACGTTAGGGTCGGGGTTTGTGCTCCAATATGCATCTAAATTCGGTATTCGCCAATTAGTAAAACTAATCCCTGCTTACGGACAAACGATAGGTAGTGCATCCGCGGCAGTGATTAGCTTTGCATCTACCTATGCCGTAGGCCGTGCAGCGTGCAAGTACATGTATCACAAGAGCAAAGGCGAAGCGGTATCGAATCAGGACATGCAAACGATATACAAAGACGCCCTAGCAAATATTAAAGAGGTAGCGAAAAGTGAAACGCGTTAAGAACAGCCTGACACAACTGAATAACCTTTCGGCAGGAGTAACAGCAGTGCTGACATTAGCGGTATTCCTGCCTGTACTGGTCCTGTGTGTTTTTGGTTTATACGCCATTATTCAATACGGTTATACTCTGGAGTTTGCGAATACCTGAAGACAGCTTAGTGAAAGCCTCTGCCGATTGGTCTGATGCCGAAAATGCAATCTGGCAACGTCTTAATCAACAGATTGCAGTACAATTTGCCGACGATGATGCATGGGGCTCGTTAAAAACACACGGTCTTGTTATCGCCAATACCACAGCCGAATAATTTCCCCGTAGTGATCTGCAATTTTCGGTAACTGACGGGTTAAAACTATTGAAGAAGTAAGTCGCCGCTATCGCACAATCCTCAAAGAAAACGTGCCTTTTGTCGAAAACATTAAAGTCTCTCATTTAAAATTTGCCTATGGCCATCAAAATCAAATTGCAACCGACAAGCAAGCCGCAGACTTACTCAGTAAAGCTTATCGGGTTTATCAGTTCATCAATCCTGCTGCGGCGATAGCCAGAACAACTGGAACCCTTACGTATTGCAGAGATCGGACAAATCAGTGCCGGTAAGTCGTCGCTTATCAAAACCATTAAAGGGACGCTTGACGCAGAAGTAAACGCACTACCCTCCACCAGCGAAGTGCATGTTTATAGTTGTACAGTTGGTGATATTGAAGTGCTAAATTTGGTGGACTTACCAGGCCTCGATGGTAATGAAAAGACCAATAAAACAGTTTTTAAGCATGTAACTATTATCTGAATGGTCTCCACCGTATGATTTAGCCCAATCTGACTCAGAAAAAGTTATAACAATTAATAAAGCCATTGAGTACAACCAAAACTACTTGGCTTCGATACTATCATCCCGACTTCGTTTTCAACTGACTCTCAAACATGGGGACAGGAAAGTCTCGAACAACTAATTGCCAATAATGTCGATGAAAGCATTAACGTTCAGCGTAATCGGCAGCGTTTAGAGGGAGGCAATACCAGCGCATCAGCACAATTTAAGCGCGTATTTAAAGGCGGGAAACGCTTATTTAAAAAGGCACTTTCGTAGTCAACTGACTTAACATCACAGACAGGCGTTCAATTTTGATATTGGATAACTGTCTGTAATCAAAATAAGGGCAAACGATTAAACGGCTGG comes from the Moritella yayanosii genome and includes:
- a CDS encoding YcjF family protein, whose amino-acid sequence is MSIDEQAKTVQYNQQQFEKLWGGEIPHVDFELASGDTFGIPALKDKLTALLPIIQQFNQKQQHTDTKVANFQTLKTEVLWYAGSAGAADAIPAVGLVAVPSIQAKMLHSLANQYGVDWDKQAFAEFIGTLGSGFVLQYASKFGIRQLVKLIPAYGQTIGSASAAVISFASTYAVGRAACKYMYHKSKGEAVSNQDMQTIYKDALANIKEVAKSETR